A region from the Pseudomonadota bacterium genome encodes:
- a CDS encoding response regulator, whose translation MINYTILLINFDEDIHKVLGESLAGVGYKFVAAENMETAFDLIGRKKLNIVIADIIMSDTKSIELIDKMKKKFPDAEFLFIVENDDLQAALKGLKNSASNFLIKPVNIELLIISIKRAVELVRLRENLKFYNDNEIMCDVLINQMIHEEVIKIAPDYKIQDINNAMLNKLGINREDAIGKFCYEITHHRDIPCSGFEHPCPLVESIENRSSSQATHIHLDKDSNEIYCLISCYPLIENEKVTGVIELSRDVTRDVKTQKSMLQQDKLASIGRLAAGVAHEINNPLTTILTTAMLIQEDLQKDNPIYQELDIISSETLRCRKIVTSLLNFARQSKPEKKQYDICEIMEECALLTRKQAAFKNITINFNCTDSIPKLLFDKGQIEQAVINLVLNATDAVDPGGSITLSVSYKSAKDQVIIMVSDTGNGIPFEVIDKIFDPFFSTKEDGTGLGLSITSGIIEQHGGAIDVSSKPGHGTTFTIVLPTGLKEK comes from the coding sequence ATGATCAATTATACTATTCTTCTGATTAATTTCGATGAGGATATCCATAAAGTACTTGGTGAATCACTTGCCGGTGTCGGCTACAAGTTTGTTGCTGCCGAAAACATGGAAACTGCTTTTGATCTTATAGGCAGAAAAAAGCTTAATATTGTTATTGCCGATATTATAATGTCGGATACAAAAAGCATTGAACTGATTGATAAGATGAAAAAAAAGTTTCCCGATGCTGAATTTCTGTTTATTGTGGAAAATGATGATCTTCAAGCGGCCTTAAAGGGTCTTAAGAATAGCGCCTCAAATTTTTTAATCAAACCGGTAAATATAGAATTACTGATAATTTCAATAAAAAGAGCGGTAGAACTAGTCAGATTGCGTGAGAATCTTAAATTTTACAATGATAATGAAATAATGTGCGATGTCCTTATTAACCAGATGATTCATGAAGAAGTAATAAAGATTGCTCCGGACTACAAGATTCAGGATATAAATAACGCGATGTTAAACAAGCTAGGAATCAATCGGGAAGATGCCATAGGAAAGTTTTGCTATGAAATTACTCATCACCGCGATATTCCGTGCTCCGGTTTTGAACATCCCTGTCCGCTTGTAGAATCTATTGAGAATAGAAGCTCTTCTCAGGCAACTCATATTCATCTGGATAAAGATAGTAATGAAATATATTGTCTGATATCCTGCTATCCTTTGATTGAAAATGAAAAAGTAACTGGTGTAATTGAATTGTCAAGAGATGTTACCCGTGATGTAAAGACTCAGAAATCCATGCTGCAACAGGACAAACTGGCTTCCATAGGCAGGCTTGCAGCAGGTGTGGCACATGAAATAAACAATCCTCTTACAACCATTTTGACGACAGCCATGCTGATTCAGGAAGATCTTCAAAAAGACAACCCCATTTATCAGGAACTGGACATTATCTCCAGTGAGACTTTGCGTTGCCGTAAAATTGTTACCAGCCTTTTAAATTTTGCCCGCCAATCCAAACCAGAAAAAAAGCAATATGATATCTGTGAGATTATGGAAGAGTGCGCTTTGCTTACCAGGAAACAAGCTGCTTTTAAAAATATCACAATTAATTTTAATTGTACTGATTCAATACCAAAGCTGCTTTTTGACAAAGGGCAAATTGAGCAGGCGGTTATCAATCTGGTATTAAATGCTACTGATGCAGTAGATCCCGGAGGAAGTATAACTTTGTCCGTTTCGTATAAATCAGCTAAAGATCAAGTCATAATAATGGTCAGCGATACAGGTAATGGGATACCTTTTGAAGTAATAGATAAAATATTTGATCCTTTTTTCTCTACAAAAGAGGATGGTACCGGGCTTGGTTTATCCATCACAAGCGGTATTATTGAGCAGCATGGCGGTGCTATTGATGTGAGCAGCAAACCGGGGCATGGAACTACATTTACCATAGTACTTCCTACAGGTTTGAAGGAAAAATAA
- a CDS encoding sigma-54 dependent transcriptional regulator — protein sequence MNDKLPRVLIVDDEVNIGNACLKILAKNDLEVHYVQNGYDALAMMKTVPFDVVITDLKMSRMGGMELLRSIKEKYPDTKVIIITGYASISSAVEVMKLGAFDYLPKPFTPVELRSVVRQALSARHIHTKQPIHESAGQIKRLSHQLIGKNPKIRQVVSMIQKVAPTDSTVLIYGESGTGKELVARAVHANSNRKEEVFFAVDCGTLSDNLLSSELFGHVKGAFTGAYQDKDGIFKRANKGTVFLDEISNISYEIQGKLLRFLENREFIPVGGDKVQKVDIRLIFATNQDLAKMVEDKIFRKDFYYRIMVYPINTPPLREILSDLPEISERFLKLFSEQINKLVKAIAPEALQRLMSYNWPGNVRQLKNVIERAVILCEGEILESNHFPEIEVFADSNEPESIIINPENLLAVTPVTNEELKQKKQELRQQVSQQLERNFILNALTQHNWNVTLAAEKTGIQRTNFQALMKKHKILRQPKKNLS from the coding sequence ATGAATGATAAACTTCCCAGGGTATTGATTGTTGATGATGAAGTAAATATCGGCAATGCCTGCTTAAAGATTCTGGCAAAAAATGATCTTGAAGTCCATTATGTCCAAAATGGATATGATGCACTTGCTATGATGAAAACAGTCCCTTTTGATGTAGTGATAACGGATCTTAAGATGAGCCGTATGGGAGGTATGGAATTATTAAGAAGTATAAAAGAGAAATACCCTGATACAAAAGTGATTATCATTACCGGATATGCATCGATTTCATCGGCTGTTGAGGTTATGAAACTTGGAGCTTTTGATTACCTGCCTAAACCTTTTACTCCTGTTGAGCTTCGTTCGGTTGTCCGGCAGGCGCTTTCTGCAAGACATATACATACAAAACAACCCATACATGAATCAGCCGGACAGATCAAAAGACTTTCTCACCAGCTTATAGGAAAAAATCCCAAAATCCGGCAGGTAGTTTCAATGATACAGAAAGTAGCTCCAACTGATTCAACGGTTCTGATTTACGGGGAAAGTGGTACAGGAAAAGAGCTTGTTGCCCGTGCAGTACATGCCAACAGCAATCGGAAGGAAGAAGTGTTTTTTGCAGTGGATTGCGGAACTTTGTCTGACAATCTTTTATCCAGTGAATTATTCGGTCATGTGAAGGGGGCCTTTACCGGTGCATATCAGGATAAAGACGGCATATTTAAGCGTGCAAATAAAGGTACTGTGTTTTTAGATGAAATCAGCAACATCAGTTATGAAATTCAGGGGAAACTTTTACGGTTCCTTGAAAACAGGGAGTTTATTCCTGTAGGCGGAGATAAAGTTCAAAAAGTAGATATACGCTTGATTTTTGCTACTAACCAGGATCTTGCAAAAATGGTTGAAGATAAAATATTCCGCAAAGACTTTTACTACCGTATTATGGTATATCCGATAAATACTCCACCATTGCGCGAGATACTTTCAGATCTTCCGGAAATTTCGGAACGTTTTTTAAAGCTTTTTAGCGAACAAATTAATAAATTGGTTAAAGCTATTGCACCTGAAGCGTTGCAGAGGCTTATGTCATATAACTGGCCTGGAAATGTACGCCAGCTGAAAAACGTTATAGAAAGGGCGGTAATTCTTTGTGAAGGAGAAATCCTTGAATCAAATCATTTTCCTGAGATAGAAGTTTTTGCTGATAGCAATGAGCCGGAATCTATAATCATCAATCCGGAGAACCTGCTTGCTGTAACGCCAGTGACCAATGAAGAGTTAAAACAAAAAAAGCAAGAACTAAGACAACAGGTTTCACAACAGCTTGAAAGAAATTTTATATTAAACGCACTAACACAACATAACTGGAATGTAACTCTTGCGGCGGAAAAAACCGGTATTCAGCGTACGAATTTTCAGGCCCTGATGAAAAAACATAAAATTCTCAGGCAGCCTAAAAAGAACCTTTCTTAA